From the genome of Faecalibacterium prausnitzii:
AGTGCCGCGGCCTGCCTTGCCGATGGAGGTGCCGGGATAATAGTGCTTGAGGATCTTTTTATAATTCATTCCACGCTCGTTGGCATAGCCCACCGCGCCGCACTGGCTCATGCCCACGCCGTGGCCATAGCCGTAGTAGTACATCACCGGGGTGCCGTTGGCATCGGTGCCGAAATCGAAGCAGTAGCGGGAGCTGACGAACTGGCCGAGATACCGGTAGCTGCTGCCATCGACCGTCAGGGTGTTGTACTGCACATAGCCGCCCAAATCCTTGTGGGTGGTGTCAGCGCTCTGGTAAGCCTGCCCCGTCTTGCTGTTGGTGTATTCGGTGTAGCGGTAATCCCGGCCGATGATGCGGCGCATCAGGTTATGATACTGCTCCTCATAGGGACTTTCCACGCTCTGCAAATAAGGAACATCGCTGCCCCAGGCATCCTGGCCGGAACAGGTGCCGTAGGTACCGGTCTGGGTGTTATAGCCTGCGCTGGCCGACCACACCGCGTCAATGACCGAACCATTGTAGGTCACGACCTCGTCTTTGACCGGCTCGATGGCCTTGCGCAGAGCCTCCCGCGTGGAGGACGGGATCTCATCCACCGGGGTGTAGATCAGGGCGTTGGCCGAAGAGCCGTACTGTTTATGGTACAGCAGATAGGAGTGGATGGCCACAGCCTGCGCCTTCCAGGCCTGCTGCGCCGCCGACGCGCTGACGAAGCTGCCAATGGAACCAAGTTCGGTGTAGGTGATGCCCACCAGGCAGTCCACCAGATCAAGCGTCACGTTCCGGCGCAGGCCCTTGCCCTTGATGTTCAGGTAAGGTAACGTGATCTTATTCCGCGAGCCGAACAGCCAGCTCAGGCAGTTTTCTTCCTCCGCCGGGATCAGAGTCGTGTCCGCGCCGCCCATGGTGGTGGGGTGGGCCGTCTCGCCCTCGGCAGATGCGGCGGGGGCCGCCGTGCACAGCAGCACCACGGCCAGTACCAGCGCCGCAATGCGGCTTGCAACCATCGAAATACGCTTCAAAGTCGGTTTCCTCCCAGAATGCACCTCATATGTGCAATTTTTTCTTCCAGTTTAACACACCCAGCGGGCATGAGCAAGGACCGGACTTTGTTTTTCACATTTGCCTTCTTCCCGCCCGGCCCTGAAAAAGTCTCCACAAAACAGAAAATCCAGTACCCGGTTCGGATACTGGATCTCTTGGTGGGCAAGGGTGGATATCGCGAGCCGCGCATCTAAAAAAGCCCCACTGGGCTGTTTTTGCGCTGTCTTCTGCGACAGCGCCGCAGCTGTTCGAATCCGCCCGCATTCGTGAGTTTCATGCACATACAAAACAAAAAGCTCCAACGTAGTAGTTACGTTGAAGCTTTTTTGGTGGGCGCGGGTGGATATCGCGAGCCGCGCTGCTAAAAACAGCCCACCGGGCTGTTTTTGCGCTGTCTTCTGCGACAGCGCCGCAGCTGTTCGAATCCGCCCGCTCAGCCCTGAAAAAGTTTCTACAAAACAGAAAATCCAGCACCCGGTTCGGATGCTGGATCTCTTGGTGGGCGCGGGTGGATTCGAACCACCGAAGCTGAAAAGCAGCAGATTTACAGTCTGTCCCCATTGGCCACTCGGGAACACGCCCAGATTCAATTTTTACAGCCACAGCTGACTGCCTGTATATCTTACCATCTCGCCTCGATTTTGTCAACCGATTTCTGAAAAAGATTTCTATAAAAGTACAACTTTTTCGCAAAACGCTGCGTTTGCATGGTTTTTGTTTTCTTCTCGCAGCCCCATTCCTCTGATCGTATGCCGTTTTTCTCCATGTGTGCGCTTTACCATCATGACCTCTTCAAATCGGTCGCATTTTCCGGGCATTTCACAACGCATACAAAAGCAAAAATCCCACGATACGCTCCGCCATTTCAACGGTATATCGCAGGATTTTTCTTGGAGCTAGTGACAGGAGTTGAACCTGCAACCCACTGATTACAAATCAGTTGCGCTGCCATTGCGCCACACTAGCGAAGACTACCAGAATAGTATACCACCAGCGGGCGGGTTTGGCAAGGCTGATTTTTTGATTTCCGGGTTTGTTTGCGAGCCGGTGTTGCCGCCGCAGGCAGACGGTCTGCTCACTGCGCCGCAAGGGCCTGCTGGATCTTGGCAAAATCCTCCAGCGTCAGAGCTTCGGGGCGGATGCGGGCATCGAACCCGGCCGCTTCAATGGCGGCGATGACCGACTCCTTGGAGCGGCCAAGTCCGCTGGCGATGGCGTTGGCGGCGGTCTTGCGGCGCTGCCCGAAGGCTGCGCGGATAAGGGCAAAGTAGCCGTCCTCATCTTCCACCTGCACTGCGGGGGTGGGGCGGATGTCCATCCGGACCACGGCGCTGGTCACCTTGGGGGCCGGGTAGAAGCTGCCCGGTGCGGCGGTGAACATCATCTTCGACTTTGCATAGTAGCTCACCGCGCAGCTGATGGCGCTGGAAGCGCGGGTACCGGGGGCTGCGGCCAGACGGTCGGCGGCCTCCTTCTGGACCATGACGGTCAGGCTTTCCACAGGCAGGCGGTCGCCCAGCAGCTTCATGACGATGGGGCTGGTGATGTAATAGGGCAGGTTGGCGCAGACAGCCACCGGCATTCCGGGGAACTCCTCCTCGATGAGGGCGCGGAGGTCCACCTTGAGCACATCGTTCATGACCAGCTTGAAGTTGTCCACACCGGCCATCGTCTCCTCCAGCAGGGGCGGCAGGCGCTCGTCCACCTCAATGGAGACGACCTTTGCGGCGCGCCGGGCCAGCTCGCGGGTCAGCACACCGATGCCGGGGCCGATCTCGATGACGCCATAGCGCCGATCCACGCCGCTGGCATCCACGATCTTGAGGGGCAGACCGGGGTTGATGATGAAGTTCTGGCCAAAGCCCTTGGACAGGGCAAAATCATATTTCTCGCACAGGGCGCGGACGTAAGACAGGTCGGTCAGCTCCGGCATAAGTTCCATCCTTTCTTCGGGCAAAAAGGCCTCCGGCAGGAGCGCCGGGGGCCTTTGCGGTATCTGGTTTCGTTTATTCTGCGGTGGAAGAGGCCGTTTCCTCGCTGGAAGCGGCACTTTCGGCAGCGGTCTCACTGGACGCAGCGGCCTCCGAAGAAGCTGCCTCGGCCGCCGCGCTGTCGGCTGCGGTGCTGTCGGAAGCAGCTTCGCTGGAAGCCGCCTCGTTGACACCGCTGACGGTGGTGGTGCCGCTCATCTGCTGCGCCGTGCTGACGGCACGCTGGATCTGCGGGTCGTTCTCAACGGTGTAGTCGTAATACGCGGTCTGCTCATCCGCCGTCAGCGGGCGGTCCACATCCACGCTCAGGCCGGTGCCGTCGAAGCAGCTGCCGTCGCCGCAGATGAGCTTTGCCACGGTGATGACCACGGCACTGCCATCGGAAAGGCGCTGAGGGCTGCTCTGGATGGTGCCCTTACCCATCGTGGTGGTACCCACCAGGCGGGCACCGTTCAGGGTGCGCAGACTGCTGGCGAACAGCTCGGCCGCGCTGGCGGTGTTGCCATTGACCAGGCAGACCATGGGTAGGCTGACATACGAGTCGCCGGTGCTGCTGCCCAGCACGGTGCGGGTGCCGTTCTGATCCTCGGCATAGGCCAGCGTCCCCTCCGGGGCCACGAGGTCGATGCAGCTGAGGGCATCGTCCAGCAGGCCGCCGCCGTTGTCGCGGAGGTCGAAGACCAGGCTCAGAGCATTGTTTGCGCTCAGGCTGCGGATGGCGTAGTCCAGCTCACTGGGAGTAGAGGCATCGAACTGACGGATCTTGATATAACCCACATTGCCCTGCAGCATCTGGAAATCCACCGTTGTGGTCGAGTAGCCGGAATGGGTCAGGTCTACGGTGTGCTCGGTCGCCTCGCTGTCCAGCCAGGTCACATTGACGCTCGTGCCGGACTCGCCGCGCAGGCGGGTCTGAATGACATCCACACTGCTCAGGCTCTTGACATCGGTGCCGTCCACGGCGGTGATGTAGCAGCCCACCGTGATGCCGGCTTCCTTGGCCGGGGATTCGTCGTAGACCTTGGTCACCTTGGCGTAGCCGGACTGGTCTACGGCCAGCTCCACGCCGATGCCCAGCAGGGTGCCGTTCTGGGCGTTCATCAGGTCCGTGTATGCGGAGGCCGTATAATACCGGGCGTATTTGTCGCCGGTGCCCAGCAGATAGCCTGCGGTCAGGCGGTCGTACAGGGTGGTCTCGTCGATCTGGTAATAATCGTTGCTGCGGACGTAGCGGTCCACCTCGGCGATCTTATTGTACATGCTCTCCTTTTCCTTCACGCTGGAAACGGTGCTGTCGAACAGGCGCATCGCCACCAGCATCGTGATGGAAAAGGTCACCGT
Proteins encoded in this window:
- a CDS encoding SpoIID/LytB domain-containing protein, which codes for MKRISMVASRIAALVLAVVLLCTAAPAASAEGETAHPTTMGGADTTLIPAEEENCLSWLFGSRNKITLPYLNIKGKGLRRNVTLDLVDCLVGITYTELGSIGSFVSASAAQQAWKAQAVAIHSYLLYHKQYGSSANALIYTPVDEIPSSTREALRKAIEPVKDEVVTYNGSVIDAVWSASAGYNTQTGTYGTCSGQDAWGSDVPYLQSVESPYEEQYHNLMRRIIGRDYRYTEYTNSKTGQAYQSADTTHKDLGGYVQYNTLTVDGSSYRYLGQFVSSRYCFDFGTDANGTPVMYYYGYGHGVGMSQCGAVGYANERGMNYKKILKHYYPGTSIGKAGRGTSGLFGWLSGLFG
- the rsmA gene encoding 16S rRNA (adenine(1518)-N(6)/adenine(1519)-N(6))-dimethyltransferase RsmA; translation: MPELTDLSYVRALCEKYDFALSKGFGQNFIINPGLPLKIVDASGVDRRYGVIEIGPGIGVLTRELARRAAKVVSIEVDERLPPLLEETMAGVDNFKLVMNDVLKVDLRALIEEEFPGMPVAVCANLPYYITSPIVMKLLGDRLPVESLTVMVQKEAADRLAAAPGTRASSAISCAVSYYAKSKMMFTAAPGSFYPAPKVTSAVVRMDIRPTPAVQVEDEDGYFALIRAAFGQRRKTAANAIASGLGRSKESVIAAIEAAGFDARIRPEALTLEDFAKIQQALAAQ
- a CDS encoding S41 family peptidase — its product is MNRKISVGMAVSIVILAMTVTFSITMLVAMRLFDSTVSSVKEKESMYNKIAEVDRYVRSNDYYQIDETTLYDRLTAGYLLGTGDKYARYYTASAYTDLMNAQNGTLLGIGVELAVDQSGYAKVTKVYDESPAKEAGITVGCYITAVDGTDVKSLSSVDVIQTRLRGESGTSVNVTWLDSEATEHTVDLTHSGYSTTTVDFQMLQGNVGYIKIRQFDASTPSELDYAIRSLSANNALSLVFDLRDNGGGLLDDALSCIDLVAPEGTLAYAEDQNGTRTVLGSSTGDSYVSLPMVCLVNGNTASAAELFASSLRTLNGARLVGTTTMGKGTIQSSPQRLSDGSAVVITVAKLICGDGSCFDGTGLSVDVDRPLTADEQTAYYDYTVENDPQIQRAVSTAQQMSGTTTVSGVNEAASSEAASDSTAADSAAAEAASSEAAASSETAAESAASSEETASSTAE